Proteins encoded in a region of the Stieleria neptunia genome:
- a CDS encoding thioredoxin domain-containing protein has translation MPLLFVAMFGLLTGFGPGSTGRADDPPVESPADVERDTVDLLDNFFGSNQSNPDPPKQSQPDSPAEDDSPTQTDDSDPSRSVASESPGMAVDRQSENDHPRHAGDRIEPVNTFEEGKRLALLEQRPLLVVFGAEWCGWCQRLENELTTPEASPILNRWVLAFVDVDLNPEIAQHFQVGALPSLRVLDGSGASVASRAGYMPLAELEAWLEDHYQNADPVLQSVLFASGAPDASEIDELTELLGWRSASVRAAAAKRLSDHRSLTAGAVVDQLRAGKLAAQLTALEILANWHAPVGAMDPWIPESINSESLPPLVQWLRRLPAESAALKPDASETANDRRQIGDILRELLSAPEVRHHELIQRAIVIGDHAADEAKRIESTAESLTDDQRQRLRRVRYSVLAGPSTRLANAGLIESLSKLDRPTHFSAAEKLLADVTSQDQPLIDELSEDRDPLVRELAVSALHRIGALMSGDRMQRLLDDESPSVRTAVLRQFAEDPDDEITKRLVEYLESESDEDLLIYATKILGKLASRVEASDALAQLIDDERWRVRAAALDAVDEFVSENSYLMDLDAGGSVVSEPVADAVLEHTNDPDTFVANKAQYLVPKVVSKRTADAVAQFLLSDLERGRDILESVEGYERGQLLTPLVNLSTQWLDGDDPSRLADAALLMTEVSPTTLRYRLDDLMKSDSIDVRLAAIRAFIPCMEEFREQSVGDELKQWRLAFSTNEGRAIDSIALIRPIPQVFIPEAPETDAKTVDQNDRAAGRDDDSRERDDNEDDPLDQIGSFFGSKQPDENAGDPTATDLGSEEAPSFDFTDSFFGDAPPAPERQPREAEDNSNDLAKLDSSRLGSVSYWLDRWQNRDASLTRPTWVRNCEPILAEMLDSDDPTERRLAAVALMVSGDDSAADRVLETPSGVAPGQLSEHQWMSWLSPEARMKWVRSQLSDLKSDEAGKSLDKDWDAATLTESLDIAKEIDAELRQSSDLSKEASSRFVQYLVRALTGGIADQDSESLTDERLSIDVAGGLAKRKVVGLYPHQADSVRWLIERYKSAKSPQHQAILLAALANVSRRHATAEALAVLRQPPENESFLRVATVLALSDASSLSVDRALVLLDNPNQWVAETALHRLASQNVNHELISQTIAVPSVYHWSGLQPIQLINRPLPKEALTRLSKSENATSAAIAETLLILLGNESAPAPLLDRLGTLEKPLVFMTLVLAKAGRTDDDAIEIYDRCARDLEWSDRDAVHFALSSLRDDRVKKIIKVHLQDSDGIFSF, from the coding sequence ATGCCTCTGCTTTTTGTCGCGATGTTCGGGTTGCTGACAGGCTTCGGGCCGGGAAGTACCGGGCGAGCGGATGATCCCCCAGTCGAATCGCCGGCAGACGTCGAACGAGATACCGTCGATCTGTTGGACAATTTTTTCGGTTCAAACCAGTCGAACCCCGATCCGCCAAAGCAATCTCAACCCGATTCGCCCGCGGAAGATGATTCACCGACACAAACCGATGACTCTGATCCGTCGCGTTCGGTCGCTTCAGAATCGCCCGGCATGGCAGTGGACCGCCAATCAGAGAACGATCATCCGCGACATGCGGGAGATCGAATCGAACCGGTCAACACGTTCGAAGAAGGCAAGCGATTGGCGCTGCTTGAACAGCGACCCTTGCTGGTCGTTTTTGGTGCCGAGTGGTGCGGGTGGTGTCAACGGCTCGAAAATGAGCTGACGACGCCGGAAGCGAGTCCCATCTTAAACCGCTGGGTGTTGGCCTTCGTCGATGTTGATTTGAACCCGGAGATCGCCCAACACTTTCAAGTCGGCGCACTGCCCTCGCTGCGGGTCCTGGACGGATCGGGCGCCAGTGTGGCGTCGCGTGCGGGATACATGCCATTGGCCGAATTGGAAGCCTGGCTTGAAGACCACTATCAGAATGCTGACCCCGTTCTGCAATCGGTGCTGTTTGCGTCGGGTGCGCCCGATGCAAGCGAGATCGATGAGCTAACCGAGCTTTTGGGTTGGCGTTCCGCTTCGGTCCGAGCCGCCGCTGCCAAACGTCTATCCGATCACAGAAGTCTTACCGCGGGCGCCGTCGTCGATCAACTTCGTGCGGGGAAACTGGCCGCTCAATTGACCGCATTGGAGATCCTGGCGAACTGGCACGCGCCGGTCGGCGCGATGGATCCGTGGATCCCGGAATCCATCAATTCGGAATCGTTGCCGCCCTTGGTCCAATGGCTGCGTCGGTTGCCCGCGGAGTCCGCGGCGCTGAAGCCTGACGCTAGCGAAACCGCGAATGACCGCCGACAGATCGGCGACATCCTGCGTGAACTTCTCTCCGCACCGGAAGTTCGTCATCACGAGTTGATCCAGCGAGCGATCGTGATCGGCGATCATGCGGCGGACGAAGCCAAACGCATCGAGTCAACGGCCGAGTCGTTGACGGATGACCAACGACAACGTTTGCGCCGGGTTCGATACAGCGTCCTGGCCGGCCCGTCGACTCGGCTCGCCAATGCCGGATTGATCGAATCGCTTTCGAAACTGGATCGTCCCACACACTTTTCGGCCGCCGAAAAACTTCTCGCCGATGTGACTTCGCAGGACCAGCCGCTGATCGACGAATTGTCCGAGGACCGGGATCCGTTGGTCAGAGAACTGGCCGTCTCGGCTCTGCACCGGATCGGTGCGCTGATGTCGGGCGACCGAATGCAGAGATTGCTCGATGATGAGAGCCCCAGCGTTCGGACAGCCGTGCTCCGGCAGTTCGCCGAAGACCCCGACGATGAAATCACCAAGCGGCTCGTCGAGTATTTGGAATCTGAGTCCGATGAGGATCTGCTCATCTATGCGACCAAGATCCTGGGTAAGTTGGCCAGCCGTGTCGAGGCGAGCGACGCACTCGCACAGTTGATCGATGACGAACGCTGGCGAGTCCGGGCGGCTGCCTTGGATGCCGTGGATGAATTCGTCAGTGAAAACAGTTATCTGATGGACCTTGATGCCGGAGGTTCTGTGGTCAGTGAACCCGTTGCCGATGCGGTACTGGAACACACCAACGATCCCGATACTTTTGTGGCGAACAAGGCACAGTATCTTGTCCCGAAAGTGGTCAGCAAGCGGACTGCGGATGCCGTCGCACAGTTCTTGCTCTCTGATCTGGAACGCGGTCGAGACATCCTTGAATCCGTGGAAGGCTACGAACGCGGACAGCTGCTGACTCCGTTGGTCAATTTGAGTACGCAGTGGCTTGACGGAGACGATCCAAGCCGACTTGCCGACGCCGCGTTGTTGATGACCGAAGTTTCACCGACGACGCTCCGTTATCGGTTGGATGATCTGATGAAATCAGACAGCATTGACGTCCGATTGGCGGCGATTCGGGCCTTTATTCCGTGTATGGAAGAGTTTCGAGAACAGAGTGTTGGGGATGAACTCAAACAGTGGCGGCTGGCGTTCTCGACCAACGAAGGGCGAGCGATTGATTCGATCGCGCTGATCCGGCCGATCCCGCAAGTCTTCATCCCCGAAGCGCCGGAAACGGATGCCAAAACCGTCGACCAGAACGATCGGGCGGCAGGACGTGACGACGATTCCCGCGAACGCGACGATAACGAGGACGACCCGCTCGACCAGATCGGCAGCTTCTTCGGATCAAAGCAACCCGACGAGAATGCCGGTGACCCCACTGCAACCGATTTGGGTTCCGAAGAGGCACCTTCTTTCGATTTCACCGATTCCTTTTTTGGTGACGCGCCCCCTGCCCCGGAACGACAACCGCGAGAAGCCGAGGATAACTCGAACGACCTTGCCAAGCTCGATTCGAGCCGACTCGGAAGCGTATCGTACTGGCTCGATCGGTGGCAGAATCGTGATGCGAGTCTGACGCGACCGACTTGGGTACGAAATTGCGAGCCTATTCTGGCTGAGATGCTCGATTCTGATGATCCAACCGAACGTCGCTTGGCGGCCGTCGCGTTGATGGTTTCCGGAGATGACTCGGCGGCAGATCGAGTCCTGGAAACACCTTCCGGCGTTGCCCCAGGCCAGTTGAGCGAACATCAATGGATGTCCTGGCTGTCGCCGGAAGCACGGATGAAATGGGTGCGGAGTCAACTCTCTGACTTGAAATCTGATGAAGCGGGTAAATCGTTGGACAAGGATTGGGATGCGGCCACTCTCACGGAATCGTTGGACATTGCGAAGGAGATTGATGCAGAACTCCGCCAGTCGTCTGATCTTTCCAAGGAAGCGTCGTCTCGATTCGTCCAGTACCTTGTTCGTGCACTTACCGGGGGCATCGCTGATCAGGATTCGGAATCCTTGACCGACGAACGGTTATCCATCGACGTTGCAGGAGGCCTGGCAAAACGCAAGGTCGTCGGCCTTTATCCTCACCAGGCAGATTCGGTGCGATGGCTGATCGAGCGTTACAAGTCGGCAAAGTCGCCGCAGCATCAGGCCATCCTGCTTGCGGCGCTCGCAAACGTCAGCCGAAGGCATGCCACTGCGGAGGCTTTGGCCGTCCTCCGGCAACCTCCCGAGAACGAATCGTTCTTGCGTGTGGCGACGGTTCTGGCGCTCAGTGACGCATCATCCTTGTCGGTCGATCGTGCGTTGGTCTTGCTGGACAATCCGAACCAATGGGTTGCCGAAACCGCACTGCATCGCCTGGCATCCCAAAATGTCAATCACGAATTGATTTCCCAAACGATCGCTGTCCCGTCGGTCTATCATTGGTCCGGACTGCAACCGATTCAATTGATCAACAGACCGCTTCCAAAGGAAGCGTTAACGCGACTGAGCAAAAGTGAGAACGCGACGTCTGCGGCCATCGCCGAGACCCTTCTCATCTTGCTCGGAAATGAGTCTGCGCCCGCCCCGCTGCTGGACCGACTCGGTACACTCGAAAAGCCGCTCGTTTTCATGACGCTTGTTTTGGCCAAAGCGGGCCGCACGGATGATGATGCAATTGAAATCTATGATCGATGTGCCCGAGATTTGGAATGGAGCGACCGGGATGCTGTTCATTTCGCACTGTCATCATTACGGGACGATCGCGTCAAGAAAATCATCAAAGTACACCTGCAAGATTCCGACGGCATCTTTTCTTTTTGA
- a CDS encoding SIMPL domain-containing protein, which produces MNRNNPSAHRSLDIAFCAGTLLAFWLMSPTPTLAQSGSVPEGIVARGTATVTVEPSALRLTMSVKAQGKDPKSAVRSLAAHKQRVRKELGEMNANSESVQFTSTQLSTGGSNNSEQQQYMRMMQRQMGQVVPDLGEVPTVYTATASLRVDWPLPTTDPEALSLLPQGLRDQISKRDFQGDNNAPDLDEESLEKLEASQAMGDETYMYMEEGDSGEARIQFVGKLSPDQRRDGLKSAIAKAKTSAQVTAEALEVKLGKLKTLWPNESTSSTTYSRSAYMGSEYYASYGDTDADATEDSQSDVTAATLDGLRFSVSIFAVYDFE; this is translated from the coding sequence ATGAATCGTAACAATCCAAGTGCCCACCGATCGCTGGACATCGCGTTCTGTGCGGGAACCCTGCTGGCGTTTTGGCTGATGTCGCCGACACCGACTCTGGCTCAGTCGGGGTCCGTCCCCGAAGGCATCGTTGCCCGAGGCACCGCAACGGTGACGGTCGAGCCATCGGCGCTGCGGCTGACGATGTCCGTCAAAGCTCAGGGAAAAGACCCCAAATCGGCGGTTCGCTCGCTGGCAGCACACAAGCAGCGTGTGCGAAAAGAATTGGGCGAAATGAACGCGAACAGCGAGTCGGTTCAATTCACATCGACTCAACTTTCAACAGGCGGCAGCAACAATTCGGAACAACAGCAATACATGCGAATGATGCAACGTCAAATGGGGCAAGTTGTACCTGATTTGGGCGAAGTCCCAACCGTCTATACGGCGACGGCATCACTACGAGTCGATTGGCCATTGCCGACCACGGATCCGGAAGCCCTGTCCTTGTTGCCGCAAGGATTGCGAGACCAAATTTCGAAGCGCGATTTCCAGGGTGACAACAACGCACCGGATTTGGACGAAGAATCACTTGAGAAGCTGGAGGCGAGTCAAGCGATGGGCGACGAAACGTATATGTATATGGAGGAGGGTGACTCCGGCGAAGCCCGCATTCAATTTGTAGGCAAGTTGAGTCCTGATCAGCGTCGGGACGGATTGAAGTCCGCGATCGCAAAGGCGAAGACATCCGCCCAAGTGACGGCCGAAGCACTGGAGGTCAAGTTGGGCAAACTCAAGACGTTGTGGCCCAACGAAAGCACAAGTTCCACCACCTATTCAAGGTCCGCCTACATGGGATCGGAATACTACGCGTCGTATGGCGATACAGATGCGGACGCCACGGAGGATTCGCAATCCGATGTGACTGCCGCAACCCTCGATGGGTTACGATTCAGCGTGAGTATCTTCGCGGTCTACGATTTCGAGTAA
- a CDS encoding RHS repeat domain-containing protein has product MFATNPKHYYHRTQQYSITALTDSSGTIKERYAYDAYGNLSIFDGSGSSRTATTEGNRYTYTGRERDGKLGLYHYRARIYCAETGRFLCRDPIGYFDHSSLYEFSDTLSTTDPGGRVRVSLTANVTGIGSCGTFSGTNKIGVNVDEAESGRGRQIFIVQHIQFSIIQRKCEGTDKKCCKPGVAEVHACEWYEIFGVISAANEGAPRVQNAPGIAGPNPFGDSWESGLLMPGGCGDKGVILFRGETRAVRDPDGSLERAWRNPSPSGLISICPELPSGEMRVNNGYADAPAGWESSLGSVSSSAGLHWDCCGDENSVMMTLGQGDGSFDTIKIDPESL; this is encoded by the coding sequence GTGTTTGCTACGAATCCCAAGCATTACTACCATCGCACCCAACAGTACTCCATCACCGCGCTGACCGATTCGAGCGGGACGATCAAAGAACGCTACGCTTATGACGCGTACGGCAATTTGTCGATCTTCGATGGCAGCGGAAGTAGTCGTACTGCGACGACGGAAGGCAATCGGTACACATATACGGGCCGCGAGCGGGACGGCAAGCTCGGACTGTATCACTACCGTGCTCGAATATATTGTGCTGAAACGGGTCGGTTCTTATGTCGTGATCCAATTGGGTATTTTGACCATAGCTCTCTTTATGAATTTTCAGACACGCTATCAACTACGGACCCGGGCGGTCGTGTGCGTGTATCGTTGACGGCCAATGTCACTGGAATCGGTAGTTGCGGAACGTTTTCCGGCACGAATAAGATAGGAGTCAATGTCGATGAAGCTGAAAGTGGGCGTGGACGCCAAATATTCATTGTTCAACACATTCAGTTTTCGATAATTCAACGCAAGTGCGAAGGCACCGACAAAAAGTGCTGCAAGCCAGGTGTCGCCGAGGTCCACGCTTGTGAGTGGTATGAAATCTTTGGGGTGATTTCCGCGGCTAATGAGGGAGCTCCTCGCGTTCAAAACGCACCAGGGATAGCGGGGCCCAATCCGTTCGGCGACTCGTGGGAGTCTGGGTTATTGATGCCAGGCGGATGTGGCGACAAGGGCGTTATACTTTTCCGTGGAGAAACACGTGCAGTCCGGGATCCCGACGGTAGCTTAGAGAGAGCGTGGCGCAATCCGTCGCCCAGTGGATTAATTTCTATCTGTCCAGAGCTTCCGAGTGGAGAAATGCGGGTAAACAATGGATATGCAGATGCCCCTGCAGGTTGGGAAAGCAGCCTTGGATCTGTTAGCTCATCGGCTGGGCTGCATTGGGATTGTTGCGGAGACGAGAACTCAGTGATGATGACTCTCGGCCAAGGTGATGGCAGCTTTGACACAATAAAGATTGATCCAGAAAGCTTGTAA
- a CDS encoding integrase catalytic domain-containing protein, translated as MPQQKDTQIVGGAMEMQAKAALIDSIRSRYYGARKRDKSRILDEFVAITGHQRKYALRILAERQNTTPERCEVVGRKIYDCAVKEVLVTLWESSDRLCGKRLKAILPELLKSMESHGHMNLDDSLKTRVLSASASTIDRLLRPIREEATGKKRVRPKKKVRAAVAVKTFSEWDDVAPGSLEVDFVAHCGGNLSGPFIHSLVATDVASGWTECIPILIREQSLVVESLELLRNRFPFPVLGINTDNDSSFINESVIKFCDSQSITFTRSRPYRKNDQAWIEQKNGSIVRKHLGYQRFSGPIACQTIAHLFDSVRWYVNMFQPSFKLLSKTRDGARVSKKFHSPQTPCERLLSDSRVSSESKEYLRRNRLEQDPLELLHAIRQSQAALDSLSTEDSLSQEQQIDLEEFLSQLPELWKKGEARPTHQPKPMRTRDYRTRPDPFEGDWTTILGWLEKSPDATASSLLERLIERSPDKYNGGQLRTLQRRVSQWRNIMARKLVTGTTAT; from the coding sequence TTGCCTCAACAGAAAGATACCCAAATCGTAGGTGGCGCCATGGAAATGCAAGCAAAAGCTGCACTGATTGACTCGATTCGTTCGCGATACTACGGCGCACGGAAACGAGACAAGTCGCGGATACTCGATGAATTTGTTGCGATTACCGGACACCAACGTAAGTACGCGCTGCGAATTCTCGCTGAACGCCAAAACACCACCCCAGAGCGTTGTGAAGTCGTGGGCCGCAAAATATACGACTGCGCGGTCAAGGAGGTGCTTGTAACGCTCTGGGAATCTTCCGATCGCCTATGCGGCAAACGCCTCAAAGCGATTCTTCCCGAGTTGCTGAAGTCGATGGAGTCGCACGGTCACATGAATCTTGATGATTCTCTCAAGACGCGGGTGTTGTCGGCAAGTGCTTCAACCATAGACCGACTGCTTCGTCCTATACGTGAGGAAGCGACTGGAAAGAAACGCGTTCGCCCAAAGAAAAAGGTCCGCGCTGCAGTTGCCGTCAAGACCTTTTCCGAATGGGATGATGTCGCCCCTGGGAGTCTCGAAGTAGATTTTGTTGCTCACTGCGGAGGGAATCTATCCGGCCCATTCATACACAGTTTGGTTGCTACAGACGTTGCGTCTGGATGGACGGAATGCATCCCGATTCTGATTCGCGAGCAGTCTCTCGTCGTCGAATCTTTGGAATTGCTGCGGAACAGATTTCCGTTTCCAGTCCTGGGAATAAACACTGACAATGACAGTTCGTTCATCAACGAATCAGTCATCAAATTCTGCGATTCCCAAAGTATCACATTTACTCGATCACGGCCCTATCGAAAAAACGATCAGGCATGGATCGAGCAGAAGAACGGTTCTATCGTTCGCAAACACCTCGGCTATCAGCGATTCTCGGGACCGATCGCATGCCAAACCATCGCACATCTTTTCGATAGTGTTCGTTGGTACGTGAACATGTTTCAGCCATCCTTCAAGCTCTTAAGCAAGACTCGTGACGGCGCCAGGGTAAGCAAGAAGTTTCACTCACCTCAAACGCCATGTGAACGGCTACTTAGTGACTCGCGAGTATCATCCGAATCGAAAGAGTATTTGCGACGCAACCGTCTTGAACAGGACCCGCTAGAACTACTACACGCAATCCGACAATCGCAAGCTGCGCTGGATTCGCTGTCGACGGAGGATTCGCTCTCCCAGGAGCAGCAGATTGATCTCGAAGAATTTCTTTCACAGTTACCGGAGCTATGGAAGAAAGGCGAGGCCCGACCAACTCATCAGCCGAAGCCGATGCGAACGCGAGATTATCGAACGCGTCCAGACCCCTTTGAAGGAGACTGGACGACGATTCTTGGATGGCTTGAAAAATCCCCAGACGCAACTGCGTCGTCGTTACTCGAAAGGCTCATCGAACGATCGCCCGACAAATACAACGGCGGTCAACTACGAACGCTTCAACGTCGCGTGAGTCAGTGGCGGAATATCATGGCAAGGAAATTAGTGACGGGCACCACGGCGACCTAA
- the tnpC gene encoding IS66 family transposase, translating into MDKLKQLQREIEALRAKNSTLESVNESLAATNASLTNKVDSLAVNNQSLATTNESLVQDAKSLAAAKEDLESKNEDLRKQLSKKQDELDALIRRIFGRQSERFEDDDQLKFEFASQAEIDDAREGIKQAIEENDRAGKRNKPPKRRKREERFPDSLPRKEVIVDLSDEEKEGLVRIGEDVVESAHFTRGAAYIIRKIFPKYVHPEDPRAGILQAPRPAALIQGDRYDTSFAASVIANRLGYHLPIYRQEDMFAECGLYLSRSTLLNLQEAAERVLRPFVQWLADLVRTDSCIGSDDTSIRLLLPQDIPEAREDDPKGRRAAEVFAAAKSKGLKSITAKMWAYRGVHIPINVFDFTVSRHRDGPDQFLVDSEYTGTLLGDCYGANTGIYIRSNGLIVHAACAAHARRKVEAALDNHAEHAKHLLGLFRLIYDVEDEARELSPAERLTLRQKQSAPLWGQMREYLQMKMMDVLSSDKISDARSYILNQWQGLTAHLEDGEIPIDNNSCEQLMKQVALGRKNWLFLGSLASGYRTATLMTVVSSAIRNDLDVAAYLEDVLDQLLAGSRDYAALRPDAWGTAHPESIRAHRQKEREADNIRRERDRLRRRLARLDQ; encoded by the coding sequence ATGGACAAGCTCAAGCAACTTCAACGCGAAATCGAAGCCCTGCGTGCGAAAAACAGCACGCTTGAGTCCGTCAATGAATCGCTTGCTGCCACCAATGCGTCACTCACCAACAAAGTCGATTCACTCGCTGTAAACAACCAATCGCTTGCTACCACCAACGAGTCTCTCGTCCAAGACGCCAAGTCACTCGCTGCGGCCAAAGAGGACCTTGAATCGAAGAACGAGGACTTACGAAAGCAACTCTCCAAAAAGCAAGACGAACTCGACGCTTTGATCCGTCGCATCTTTGGCCGCCAGAGCGAACGCTTTGAAGACGACGACCAGCTGAAGTTCGAATTCGCCAGTCAAGCAGAAATCGACGACGCTCGTGAAGGCATCAAGCAGGCGATCGAAGAAAATGATCGAGCCGGCAAACGCAACAAGCCGCCCAAGCGACGCAAGCGTGAAGAGCGTTTTCCCGACAGCCTGCCGCGCAAGGAAGTGATTGTCGACTTAAGCGACGAAGAAAAAGAAGGCTTGGTGCGGATCGGAGAAGACGTGGTCGAATCGGCACACTTCACCCGGGGTGCGGCCTATATCATTCGAAAGATCTTCCCCAAGTACGTTCACCCGGAGGATCCCCGCGCCGGTATTTTGCAGGCCCCACGCCCCGCGGCGCTGATTCAAGGCGATCGCTACGACACCTCATTCGCTGCCTCGGTCATTGCCAATCGACTTGGCTACCATCTGCCGATCTATCGTCAAGAGGACATGTTCGCCGAGTGCGGCCTTTACCTTTCACGCAGTACGCTACTAAACCTTCAAGAAGCTGCCGAACGCGTGCTCCGGCCGTTCGTGCAGTGGCTTGCTGACTTGGTTCGCACCGACAGCTGCATCGGAAGTGACGACACGTCGATCCGCTTACTGTTGCCGCAAGACATTCCCGAAGCACGCGAGGACGATCCGAAGGGTCGGCGTGCTGCGGAAGTTTTTGCAGCAGCCAAGTCGAAAGGGCTCAAAAGCATCACGGCAAAGATGTGGGCCTACCGAGGCGTTCATATTCCAATCAACGTGTTTGACTTTACGGTCAGTCGTCACCGTGATGGGCCGGACCAATTTTTAGTCGATAGCGAGTATACGGGAACTCTATTGGGAGACTGCTACGGAGCGAACACGGGGATTTACATACGATCAAACGGATTGATCGTTCATGCCGCTTGCGCGGCCCATGCGCGTCGGAAGGTGGAAGCTGCGCTAGACAATCACGCGGAGCATGCAAAGCATTTACTTGGATTGTTTCGATTGATTTATGATGTCGAAGACGAAGCTCGAGAGTTGTCGCCAGCAGAACGCTTGACACTTCGCCAAAAGCAATCGGCTCCCCTTTGGGGCCAGATGCGCGAGTACCTCCAGATGAAGATGATGGACGTGCTGAGTAGTGACAAGATCAGCGATGCGCGAAGTTACATCTTGAATCAATGGCAAGGACTGACGGCTCACCTTGAAGACGGGGAAATCCCGATCGACAACAACTCATGCGAGCAGCTGATGAAGCAAGTAGCACTGGGTCGCAAGAACTGGCTTTTTCTTGGCAGTCTTGCATCGGGTTATCGTACGGCGACATTGATGACGGTCGTCAGCAGCGCGATACGAAACGACCTGGATGTGGCGGCGTACTTGGAAGACGTACTCGACCAGCTTCTCGCAGGCAGTCGCGACTATGCCGCGCTGCGTCCTGACGCATGGGGGACAGCGCATCCGGAGTCGATCCGGGCCCACCGGCAAAAGGAGCGTGAAGCTGACAACATCCGTCGAGAGCGAGATCGGCTTCGCCGCCGCCTCGCCCGCCTGGATCAGTAG
- the tnpB gene encoding IS66 family insertion sequence element accessory protein TnpB (TnpB, as the term is used for proteins encoded by IS66 family insertion elements, is considered an accessory protein, since TnpC, encoded by a neighboring gene, is a DDE family transposase.): MIALPTTGGIFLYAKPTDMRKSFSGLAGIVRNELGKTPNDGSLFLFINRRQDKLKALYWDRDGMAVWYKSLEQGTFERIRQDGEASVKLDAADLAMLLGGISIENAKRRKRLKAA; this comes from the coding sequence ATGATCGCGCTACCAACCACTGGCGGCATTTTTCTCTACGCCAAGCCGACCGACATGCGAAAGAGTTTCTCGGGCCTGGCTGGCATCGTGCGAAACGAGCTAGGCAAAACGCCAAATGACGGAAGCTTGTTCCTGTTTATCAATCGACGCCAGGACAAACTCAAAGCACTCTATTGGGACCGCGATGGAATGGCGGTGTGGTACAAAAGTCTGGAGCAAGGCACCTTTGAAAGAATCAGGCAAGATGGCGAGGCGAGCGTCAAGCTCGACGCAGCCGACTTGGCGATGCTGCTTGGTGGAATCTCAATCGAAAATGCCAAGAGACGTAAACGGCTCAAGGCAGCGTAA
- the tnpA gene encoding IS66 family insertion sequence element accessory protein TnpA: MVRLPDPAVRQRWSRLIQLHEQSDLAVSEFCDLHGVSTASFYRWRQRLQGDADQSDAFLAVQIEQPRPQIGGTTVRFPCGTQIELASCDANSLMIIVDRLAPQPSELQQ; encoded by the coding sequence ATGGTTCGCTTGCCAGACCCCGCCGTTCGCCAACGTTGGTCGCGGCTGATCCAACTTCACGAACAGTCCGATCTTGCGGTCTCCGAATTTTGCGATTTGCACGGAGTCTCCACCGCATCGTTTTATCGATGGCGACAAAGGCTGCAGGGCGACGCCGATCAGAGCGACGCGTTTCTTGCCGTGCAGATCGAGCAGCCGCGTCCCCAAATCGGCGGCACCACTGTCCGCTTTCCCTGTGGCACGCAGATCGAGCTTGCTTCCTGCGATGCCAACAGCCTGATGATCATCGTCGACCGGTTGGCACCACAACCAAGCGAGTTGCAGCAATGA
- the istB gene encoding IS21-like element helper ATPase IstB: MFRDQFQATADRAAAEDLSHVQYLSELAELECQARNESRIKRLMTNSRLPLGKTWETFNFDRLPLSVTRQLESLREGSFLDRRENVLIFGQPGAGKSHALCALANQLVQQGRSMLLTTCSLLVQQLLIAKRDLRLQKYIKQLSRFEGLMIDDLGYVQQNREEMEVLFTLLAERYERGSVLLTSNLAFSKWDQIFKDAMTTAAAIDRLVHHSVIIELNVPSYRVETAKKTKSAGRSAKASQ, encoded by the coding sequence ATGTTTCGCGACCAGTTTCAAGCGACGGCCGACCGAGCAGCCGCGGAGGATCTCAGCCATGTTCAATACTTATCGGAACTGGCGGAACTGGAATGCCAGGCCCGCAACGAGAGTCGGATCAAGCGTCTAATGACCAACTCACGTCTTCCGCTGGGCAAGACATGGGAGACGTTCAACTTCGATCGCTTGCCATTGTCAGTGACACGACAACTGGAGAGTCTTCGGGAGGGATCGTTCTTGGATCGTCGGGAGAACGTACTGATTTTCGGTCAGCCCGGTGCGGGGAAGAGTCACGCGCTTTGTGCCTTGGCGAATCAACTCGTCCAGCAAGGCCGGAGCATGCTTCTGACAACGTGCAGCTTGCTGGTGCAACAGTTGCTGATCGCAAAGCGGGATCTTCGCCTGCAGAAGTACATCAAGCAACTGTCTCGTTTCGAGGGCCTGATGATCGACGACCTGGGTTACGTGCAGCAGAATCGAGAAGAGATGGAGGTGCTGTTCACGCTGCTGGCGGAACGTTACGAGAGAGGGAGTGTTCTGTTGACGAGCAACTTGGCGTTCAGCAAGTGGGACCAGATCTTCAAAGATGCGATGACGACGGCGGCGGCGATCGATCGCTTGGTTCACCACAGCGTGATCATCGAGTTGAACGTGCCAAGCTATCGCGTGGAAACAGCCAAGAAAACGAAGTCAGCTGGACGGTCAGCAAAGGCCTCTCAATAA